Genomic segment of Arachis stenosperma cultivar V10309 chromosome 4, arast.V10309.gnm1.PFL2, whole genome shotgun sequence:
ATGCTATTTGTTTAATAAAATTCTGTTGGAGTTTCTTTTTAccataataaaatttaaaagtaactTAACTAATGATCAGAGAGgagtatttttataaaagtaccCATGGTGGACATTGTTAACTTCCACCATATTGCAGGTATATTCACATCTACCTCGCCATATCTTAATTGAACCATAGCAAGTATAATACCTTTCCTTTATCTCACCAGAAATCCTGACAATTGCATATGCCGTTCTTAAAATGATGGAATCGACTTGCATCTCTCACTATTATCTCCCTATTTGTTATGAGTGTCATAAACTTTATTGCAGAATGGCAGTCAACACAAATTCTCAGATTTTTTGTAACTAGAATGGGATTGGAGGGGCTGATATTAAGAAGTCCAAATGCAATGGCTATTTTTTCACTATGATATAGGAGAATCTGttctttctcctcttcttcaACATCATGGAGAACAAAATTAGAATCTGCACTGTATCCCAGCCTTTTCATTTGCACTAGCAGCTcctgtaattttttatttatggtTGCTGATTGTGGATGAGATTGATCCCCGCCAATAAATCCATGGATTACGCCAGAGACCTCAACCCAACTGCATCCTGGGCTTTTCTTGTAACCTTGATGCTGTTGTATTGTTCTGATTTGTGCTGCATCCTCCCATCTCCCAACAGAGCTATAGATGTTTGACAAAAGAACAAAGTTTCCTGTACTTTCAGGTCCCAGCTTCTGGATCCTCTTTGACACTTCTTCCCCCATTTCAATATTTCTGTGGGTCCTACATGCAGCAAGCAATGCACTCCATACACGAACATCAGGCTCGAATGGCATCCTTTGAATAAAGATGTATGCTTCATCTAAATTTCCTGCTCGGGCAAGAAGGTCCACCATGCAAATATAATGTGCCATTCTTGGAGTGATGCTGAACTCTTGGTTCATGGCATTAAACCAATATTTCCCTTCCTTGACAAGCCCTGAATGGCTGCAGGCAGATAAAACAGCAACAAAGGTCACATCATCTGGCTTCAAGCCTGAAACCTGAAACTCATGGAATAAAGAAAGTGCCTCTGTGCATTGCCCATGAATACCATAACCAATTATCATTGTATTCCATGAAACCACATCCAGTTTATGCATCCTATCAAAAACTTTCCTGCTGATATGTATCTTTCCACACTTTGAGTACATGTCAATAATGGCATTACAGATGGACGACTCTGACGTGAAGCCCTGAATGACTGAGTATCCATGGCAACAGGCCCCATGTTGTAGAGCAGCCAAATGTGAACAAGCTGGTAGAACGGCCATCATGGTTGCCAAATCTGGTTCAAACCCAGATAACTGCATCTGGCGAAAAATAAGTAAAGCCTTCTCAGCATGGCCATTTTGCACACATCCTGACATGATACCACTATATGAAACTGTATCCTTTGAGGTCATTTCCTCAAGAAATCCGACTGCGTCCTCCATCATCCCACACTTAGCATACATTGATATGAGTGAGTTTCCTACCGTTGTATCTAAGTCCATCCCTGATTTAATCATGTAACAATGTAAGCTGTGCCCTTTGTTCAAATCAGTAAGCTTAGCACAAGCTCGAAGTATGCTTGCAAGAGTAACTGGTGTAGGGTTTAACTCATAAACATGTACCATCTCATCAAAAAGGGCCAATGCATTTGTCATGAAATCACAAGCAACATATCCTCCAATCATAGCACTCCAACATATCTCATTCTTTTGCTTCATCCGATCAAAAATCTTCCTGGCATAAGACAAATGATGGCATTTAGCATACATATCCAAAAGACCAGTTCCAACAACAACACTGTCACTGAACATTTTCCTTAAAGAGTAACCATGGATTGCCTTCCCCTGGCTTAATGCATTAGCTTGTCCAACTGTGGGTAAAACTGCTACAATAGTTGAAGAATTGGGAACTATTCCTGCTTGTTGCATTTGTACAAGTAACTCCATAGTTTCATTGTGAAGTGTATGCAGTGAAAACCCAGCAATGATGGCATTCCATGCCACAATATCCCTGCTGGACATACAATTAAATAAGGTTTGTGCTTGAAACAAATCTCCGCATTTGGCATACATGTCAACCAAGGCTGTGCAAACATAAACGTCCATTTCGAGACCAAGTTGCTTGGCATGCTTGTGGATTTCTTGCCCAACTTGTATATCTTGCAGAGCCGAACAAGCTTTGAGAATAAAAGGAAAAGTGAATTTGTTGGGTGTCACCCCAAGTTGCAACATCTTATAGTACAAATCTATGCCTTGTTGAAAGGGTCCATTCCAGGCATAAGCTCTGATCATCATGTTCCAACAAACAACACTTGGGTTTGgaattttctcaaacacttggcgGGCAAGTTCGACTTCATTACATTTAACATAGAGATGAGTAAGCTTGTCAAGGATAATGGAGAAATCTTTGATATTAGAATTGTTCTTAATGATATGTTGATGTATAATCTTCCCTTGAGAAAGAGATTTGGATTGGATGCAGGATTCAAGTTGGGCCACGTACCAATGATTTGACTCAAACTCATCTCTCAACTGGAATCTATTACAACATAATCCAGGAATTACCTTTTTAAATCTTGGAATCTTCAACTTGTCCCCTACCTTTAATAGAAACATGCTTGCCTTAAGAGGTTCACCATTATACAAAGAAACCACAAAGAGGAGTGGGGAAGGAGAGGAAGATTAAACAGACATAGACAAAAATaaggttatttatttatttattttggttcTTAGTACAACACATTTGGAAAGTGTTTGTTGAGTTTTGACTTTTTGACAGCTGACGCAATCAGATCCTGTTGAAGTCAGATTACAAAACTTTTCTAGAAAACAACAATcacaaaaaaaagtaaaatttaaaaaaagagaatCTACCCATTTGTAATTTATATTATGTTAAAGATTATTCCAAATTATCAGGAAAactttttacatttttttgACAAAAGTCATTTATGAAAAGGTAAAGGAATAGTGTGTTCAAATAGGGGATTTTTCTCtaatataaattatgaaaaatatttatttttttaaaatttatttttgagttttatttattgaaatgtattttttttttgtatttggaTAAATTCGCCAGAATTCTTGGCGAACTCTATGAAAATAAGCAAATTTACCTTATTACCCGGCGAATTctataaatttataaaagtaCATAAGAGTACACAGGAATAAAtcgtattttatttttggtacatagttatttttttaatttataattaaaaaagattttgttaaatataatttattccAGTGTATCTATGTATTTTTTGAAGACGGTGATACGTAATTTATGGCTTATTTTTATTGATACGTATCTTTGTTATCATCATCTCTGCCTTTGCTCTCTCGGATCAGTTGGGTGGTAGTGGTGTCGTAAGAAACAGTAGAAAGCCTTCATCAAGAAGCATCTCTGCTCCATCGAATCAGTTGGATGGTAGTGGTAGTCGTCAGAAAGTTCATAAAGCATTCATCAAGAAGCATCTGTACCTTTGCTgttgtatttgatttttagaGTTGTTGAACCTGAgcatattttatttgatattgtTATAAATCTGGTGAATATTACTGTTGCATTTGATTTTTTAGAGTAGTTGTTGAATCTGGACGAATTTTAGTTAGAATTgctcttgaatttgttgaatTTGGATTGTTTGTTGTTGGTTGCTGTGTTGGTACTTGGTATAGAGTTGTTGTTGGTTGCTGCTATTATATTTACTGTGTTTTTTAGAGCTAGTTTGTTTAGAGTTGCTGTGTGTTAAATAAGTGAACTTTGatggaatggtggtggttgttgtgTTGCTTAAAAGATGACTTAAGTAAATCTTTTGttgttgaaaatatttttgctttgttttgctagaattttaaaaatgtcTTCATCTCAAATACACAAATGTAGATCAATTAAATTTGAAAGATGACCAAAATAATGATGGATCGAGTAACAATGCCATGAAAGATATGAATGCAAATCGAAATGAGGAAAATGTTGATCAAGCTCCTAATTTGTCCTATGAAGATGTTGATATCGATTTTGAGCTCATCCCTTGGACTTGATTTAATGATTGTGTTATCTTTCACTTGCTCTTATCGATTTAAATTGAGAACATATTTTGTACTAGAGactagtttattattttttttagattattaGTTATATTTAAGACTTGATATTAGATTATTAATGTTTGTAAAGATTtgtattttaagttttaagacattattttaattttatttatatagttttatattttttattatgaccGGATTAACTAGGTGAATCAGTGACCCACCGGTTGAACTAGTAATCCGATGATCTGATCATATGACTGGATTGATTACCGGTTTGATTCCGATAATTATGCATAATACAACAAAAAATTATAGTTCAATAATTAAAGaatctataaaaaatataactcgaattaactaattttaaatttttaccaaaattgtgtgagagacaaaaaaaattgtaaaaaaaataaaaatttacatcAAACAATCACAATTCTTcttatagaaaaataattatttttattatcaaagattttttaattataaattaaaaaagtaactatttttcaaaaataaaatataatttattccTGTGTATGATAATAATGATTAGCATTGTTAACTTTTCAAACtcaatttaatatatttgaagTGGAGTTCGTTCACGAATTTGTCCAAATACCAAAAAAATCTCCAAATAAGGATCTCCGATCTCCCCTTAAAGAATTAAAACAAAAACTAGCAAGGTGATATAAATCCCGACCAGAATCCATCTCATCAACCCGGTCCAAGCGTAAGTTTCGGAACCAGAAGAAGAAGCAAGGCAGCTAAGCCCAATGAGAAGCAAGAGGGAGAGGAAGACACCTTACTGAGCTAAGGACTATCGTATGGGGAATTGAGGGTGGAAACACAATAGAATTTAGTATAGAGAGTTAGTTAGTAGTGGGGTACATTGTGATTAGAAGAGGTTGGTTCCATTCACGATTCTCTGTCATCCAATCTTTAACCCAAAGAACATTGTGACTGAGAGGGTTATAATCTAGTTGAACAGGGATGGTAAAAGGGAATGGGATGGAAGCCAAGGATCAGAATTATTATTTGAGCGattatttaaaagatttttcaaaaatataaaattaatttaagattcaaatatctaatttaaaaatatcttttgttTATCAATTATTTAGAGGATCTTAAATGGAGACCAAAATCCCTATACAAGTATACagcaaagaaaaacaaatatcAGACTTTTGTAAAACCAATCTTTTGAGCTACCTATCATCACTGTTGATTATATCAACATTGTTTATAAACAATCTGATTAACTATGGTGTTCTAGATAATTAGAACACTTTTAAGTTTTTCATCTTCCTTTTTAAACATAACATTATTAGTCTCGACACCAAGAGCTAGAATAGAACATGTACAACCAATactcatcatatgcatactcaAAGCAATTAGTTGGAAACTCTTGTAAAATAGTACTCAATTAATCATCTTAAAATACCTAAAGAATTTTACCATAATATTATTCCACAAAATTTATCTCGAGGATGTTACACACAAGAATATAAACACATGTACATAAGCACTAAATCATTGCACATTGCCAATTCTCAttgcaacaaaaaaaatcaGTCAATCAAGGAGCAGCTCAAGCTCAAACTACATAAAAATGAACAACTTTACTCCTATGACACTTGCATCAACATTAAACACTAAAGAAGTGAAGAACTCAACAATCAAGAATTAAATAGTTCAGAATTATTATATAGATCATACCTACTTATTATAGCATTTGCTTCAGCACATGACTGCATAGAAGCACTCAGCCTTTCATTGAGGTCTTCGATGGCATGTTTCTATTCAGCAGTTACTCTATTAACATCGCCTAGTTCCTTGTGTTTTAGATCTACACTTTGTTGTAATTCTTTTAATTGATCAAGGTAACATTTTCGCTTAGCAGCTGCATTATCTGGCATGGGGGAGGACAAAAGCACCTCTCCATATACAAAAGAAAATGTAAGATCTGTatcaaaagatataaaatattttttgatttattaaagaaaaatgaaaattatGACTTCTGATAACTGGAAAGCATTCATACCGTGCTGAGGAGGAGCAGCAAATGATATAATATCACCATGGCAGACTTTGAGAGCAGGACCATTCTTTTTTAACTTCTCCCAGTTAAGATAAGTTCCATTTGTGCTGAACAAAACTTTACAAAAATCAGAATATGACAAGGGGGAAATTTTTCCACGGGAAGGATAGAAATAGCCAAGCTCTGAAAAAGAATCCACAACCTTGTATCTTTCAAGAAAATCGAGGTTGTGTCCACCATATTTTCGTTTGTAATCGACATCCTGTATATTGTGCAATGATTTGCACTAATGTTGTTCGAATCAATCTGGAATCGCACATCATCCACCAATCGGCCAATGCAGTGCTCATTGGCAGCTAGTAAAATATTAATTCCCTGGTCAGAATCAACCattcaatcaaatcaaatcaaaataaagaaGAGTAATCAATAGTTACAGAAaaagaacaataataattagACGGAGGATTTATGTCTTTTAAACAAACTCgtattttctgattttttttatatatctttCTCTAACAGACTCCGACATGATCAGTTTTGGTCAAATcttttcaagataaaattttaaaatttaaaattcaactaAAGATATCGTTATGACTTgttcctaattaatttaaatcaaatttcatCTTAATAGATTtgatatgatatgatatgatatgattaaatttaaatcaatcaGAACATAATTAATAGGTAGTTCGCTTCCCTTAAATTATGTTCCActcctctttctcttcttgAATATTTTCATTCTTGGCTTTCAAACAAGTAAGTCATCGTTGATCTTGATCACAATGGCTACAATGTCTAACGATGAGTTAATAGAGATATTGTCTTGGTTACCTGCAAAAGCAATCCACaaactcaaatcttcttcaaaactcttttcagAGCTTCCAAAAACTCCATACTTTGTAGCAAAACAAGCAGAAAACTCATTGAAGAAAAATCGTCCTTCATGCTTCTTCATTCAAAGAGATGACATTCTGACTCATAACGACTACCTCAAGTTGCATCCTTTGCCGGGACAGGAACTTTCCTCCGGCATCCCTGAAAACATGCTACGATTCATCGCAAGCTCACGGCTCAAGATTCTAAGCTCAAGCAACGGTTTACTCCTTTGTGTTCATCGATCAGAATTGTTTATCATCAATCCATCAACTTGTTACCTTTTATACATTCCCCTCCCCAACCACTTGCAGCAGCGAAGGAATCTTCATAGTTTGTCCATGACACTGGAATGCGACTCTGATGATTACAGGTTGATTCTTTTTGACAATGAAGAATGGAGTTCACATTTTGATTGCCATGTTTATAGTCATAAACAAGGTGCTTggaacttaaggaagaacagttTCTTTGCTGGATCTAGGGATTTGAAATTTGACATGCCTGTGATTTGCAATGGCGCCATTCACTTCATCTCGGATTGCTACAGTTATCTTGCTAAAGATAGCACTCATTATAGGCCTTATATCATGTCCTATGAAATCACAAACGAGGATGAAGATGGAAGTGTTGAAACCAAGTTATTAAGGCTTCCTAAAGAAGCAAGAAGGGGCTCCCATGATGACAGTTGCCATATGAATATTTTCAAATGGGGAGAAGTTGCTGGCCATCAAACTATTTGCTTAGTGAGATTGAGAAAGCGTGTGTTTACGGTTTGGATTCTAACAAACTATGAATCGAGTTCGTGAAGAAGGATCTTGAAGGTGAGAGTGAAAGGAATGGGTTTAATGGAACAGAACCCTGAGATCAGAGGCTTTACCGTTTTCAATGGTGATCTTATTTTTGCTACGGAGAAGAACGTCTATGCATATGGTTTAACTAGTGACAAATACATGGTGCTTTCGGAAATTTGTGACCATGGGTGTGATTCTACATTTGTTCGCTTTGTTCCTTATTCAGATACTCTTTGTCCATGTGGAATTGGTGCCAAAAGTTTGCATCCTTATCTTCAATTAAGGAAACATGACCAAACCCAAAAAGTTAGAAGTAGACACATTAAGGGCCCGTTTGGAAAACTTTAGAAGTAactttttttaacttttgacttatgaaaagtagtagtattaatgtctggtacaattttcaaaacaaaattaCAACTTTCTAAGAAGTTATTTAGGAGcttatagagaagttaaaaaaatgatttctctcataatacttctatttttcatcacatttttataaaataagtatttttagagttaaaaattcaaacacaaaataacttatttataaattacttttaacagagtcatttattgtttaagttattttatcaaaaGGAGCTTAATTAAGTTGATTATCCAAACTGGGCCTAAATGACTTAATTAGGTTTACATAATTAGAAGATGAATAAGACtctgaattttatttaatatcaaatatatttagATTCTGAATTTTCTTTTGGCCGTGGTTGAATTTATCCCATTGTATGATTAACAAATTTaacttttataataataataattttcttttattatataattttctcTACTTGATTGCTCAAAAACATCATATACACTAGTTAAGCACTTACATCAATTTGATTCAGcccaaatttaaatttttattagagGCATCAATTTATCTATTTCTCTCACTTCGGAAAGATTCAGCAGTATTTTCTCATGATGACCTGGTCGAGAGAGTACGATAGATCGGTGTAAAAGATGGAGTGGTGTGAGGTTGGTTAGAGTAAGGCCTGGCCTGAGAGTGTTCTCGACCAAGGCAAGGAATGCTGGAAGGGAAAAAAGGAACTCTATCAAATTGGCTCACACGAAAGAGATGCCACTCTATTGTTAAGGGCAAGAACTGGTACTGCTACGAAAATCCTGCTAGACTGGCTTCCACTTAAGGTATTCCTGTTTCAACACCGAAGAAATCCAACACTGGTAAACTCATATCTCAAGGGACGGAGGTACCTTAGATTAGAAGCCCATACATAAGTACTGGGACTTGAGAAAGAATAATGTGAAAGAATTTTAAGGTTGACTGCAAAATTGCAAATGCAGCATGTTGTTGATCTGGTTAAATGTCAACTTGTGAATATATGCCATAGTTTACAAATACTTTTACTATTCCTATTGCTTCATTAACATCTCTTTCTCAAGTATGCTTGCATCAGCAAATTAAATTGTTATAACGAAACTTTTGAGAAACAAGTGTTAGTATAGtgtttaaaacttttaactatAAGATCAAGTCAGCACTAACCAATAGTTGCATAATACTTTTCTATGTTACATGCTGTAAAGGATAGGCGAATACGATTTATATAGAAAATGTTGCAAAATTTTATATAACCATAATTCTGTGctatttcaattttaatgtgCCATTTTTTGCTCCACATTAGCTATAATAGTTCAATTACATTCAATACAATCTAAAGATACCTTATGCTCCTAACTCCTACCGCAAGAGTacctttcttctcttctttctttcttttttcttttttcctgcTTCATTGGATTTCCAATTTGATCCTAGAAAAGTGAAGGAGGCAAAAGGTTTTGGTATACCAATGGATCTCTCTACAACCACCGACTATTTCAATTAAATAATTTGCATCTGCTGTAAAAGAAGCAGATAATCAAAGGTAACATAACAGAAGTTTTTTTGTGTTAACgttatttattatttgaatttttctaTAATGCCTCCTACTTTTTCCTTGTCTCCATCTAATATACTCTTCTCTGTATGAAACGCAGAGTTTAATATTGCAAGAATTCATAGATATGGTAATGCAAGCATTCAATGAAACCTAGTACAAAGATGTAGTGGTTTCAAGCATCTTGTGAGTGCTTGGAACAGCACACACTTCATCCATTTTAGATGGGTAATTGCAATAGAATTTCTCATCTCTAGTTTAAAAAGTTATAGCATGCAAACCTCAGTTCCCACGCTGTAGTGAAAAACTTAAATTgattaaatatatgtatataaacaCAATTCTAGCTCCATTGGTTTGGTTGATGCAtgttttcatctttttcatGAAACAAATGTTCTCTTTTCCAATTTGTCAGCATTAACAGCAGTGTCACATTATGATTCTTATGGCAAAACTTGTCAACTTTTGTTCTATACAGGTTTCTCATTATCCAGAACCTGAAATTCAATATGGCTTTTTTCTCTGGAATTGCTGAATCTATGATTGGGACCCTTCATTCAAGTTTCATGATCAACCATCTCTGGTTCCCACCTTGGGTTCTTCTCTGCATTTGGCTTGGCTGCTCTCCAATGAAAGCCACTTGTATAGAGCATAACGTAGGAAAATTTTCATTTGCTGCCTAACTCGATGGAGCTTTGTAGAATGTGAAAAGCTAGTTAGCTTTATGGGTCGTAAACAATTCATAAACAATGAATATTTAATAGCAGCTGATGGTAACACCTGAAACTCATAAACAATGAATATCAAAAGACAAGAATGAAAAAAGCTTGACACACATGGGCTAAGATTCAAAACTTAACTTTCACAGCGAGGTTAACAATTCAAGACCAGAGTGATATTCAGTTATTAACTCTAATTTTTTGCTCAATTTTCTTAATTactaattcaattaaatttaatgtGCACCATAAGAGATCATAGCTGCAATAAGCTGGGAATTAATCCAGCATAAAGTGCAGGAACACCTCCTTGTTCAACAATCTTGACACAAGTTGCCATCGGGTTCAACCTTGTTGCCCGAACTTGCATTTGAAGCTGTCTCCTCCCAAGGCTTCACCGCCAGGTGCTACCATCACCGTTCTGATCTGAAAGAAATCACTCTTAGAATTCAGCTACAAataagcaagaaattaaaggaaattGTAACACTATGAAATAGAACATCTAGGTTGTTTACTCTCTTAGAATAATGAAGACACACTGACACAgatgtatataaatacatgATAGTCTGTTTGGTTGTTAAGATACTGATAAAGAGATAAACACATTTGTTACCAATTTTATCTCTAATAAGGAAGAAGTTGTTGGTATAAATGGCGAGGTGAGGTTAGAAAGtggaatttttaaaattttgaagagataaaattgtaacaaaaatttatATCTCATGTCTAACATTTATGTCCTATACTCCTATGAAAATTTTGAGGTCTTGGGGACAAAAGCAAGAAAGTTATAAGAAAGGACACATAAAAGTAACAGAATCTATATCTCGACTCACAGTGTCCATGGGCAAGCAGAGGAGCGTAGCCGTAATTCCTGCAGCAGCTCTCAAAATTTGTGGATTCTTGATGCCCCATCATCCTCATTAGTTTATTTCTGTAAGTATCATAGGCATAAAAATTTATAGCCTTAAAGGGTGCTGTCcgaagaatatttacaaagtttCTTTCCAAAAACCTTTCAGCCCTTGAGAAGCCGCAATTGCCTGGATGAACTCGAACTATGTACTCCAGCTTAAGCCTCTCAATTGTGCAACAAAAACTGTGTATGATCATCAAATCAAAATCATAATGCACAGGCAAAGAGAAACAGCAATTGGAAATATAGCTTTCAATCTTGTCAAACCAAAAATCGAAAAGGAAAAATATTAATAGTAAAATGCACGATAGCTTTCTTAGAGCAATGAATCAGTGAATTTGAATAGCTTACACTGCCGCATCAACAACGCACACTCCCCTTTATGTCTTGCAGGTTGGTGGAACATGGTATCATGCTGCTTCATTTGATTAGATTGATTATCTCAATAAACACTGTcgttcttaaaattttaatacaaCTCACAGTAGGAAAttttatctcaaataacatttATAAGTTGTGAATTTAATCACACGCATATCACTGTACTAAGGAAAAAAGGCCTTGTTTATTATCTGTATTCTTACATCGAGGGACTAATTGTACAAAATAACGGGAAAAAAAGACAGGTTAACTAAACACAAAGTGCAAGCTACCTGCTAAATTGATTAACAATGCTTCCCACCCATTGTTTCTTCTATTAACATATCCAAATTCCCCGCCCTTAATAACTAAAACACTTTTTCTGGCCATTCTAAAAATTATACTTAACAATAGTCTACCAGACTTCTTCATATCTAGAATGAAAATTTACAGAAACTCTAATCTAGTAAACATGAACTTTGTGTAAATATATTACTATAATAACGTATGATAATTTACCAAGAATTAAGAAACACTTAATTTTGAGTGGCATCTATTAATCTATCTGGTACTGCACTTATATTCTATCATAGTAACCAGAAAGAACATGATAAACTGATAATCATTTGTCGGCCAGGAATTTGGGAACTAAGCAAGATGAACTACAACATAATATGAAGACTCCATTGTTATTATAATTAGTGTACAACTAAAACATATATAAAGTCAGCAAGACAGCTAtgcatgcaatttttttttaaataaaaatcaaaacacCAAATTTAACAACTCATTGCTCACCTCTTATCAACAAGATCAGTTTTGTTTCCAACCAAGACAATAATAACATCAGTGCCGCGTTCTTGGCGTACCTCCTCAACCCACTTGGTAGTGTTCAAAAATGATTGCCTGTCTGCATGAGAACAGGTTGGGAAAGTATTCAAATAGGGTTAATATTCAAATTCATCCCTGAAAGTATTCAAATAGGGTTAATATGAAAAGGGGACATAATACACACACAAAACCATATGATTATCTTTGTTTGATTTGCAATTCAGTTTCCAACTGGCAGAACCTTATTATCAGAAACAACCATCTTTTAACGAAGGCACAGCTCATAAGCTTCAAAAGCAAAGAGAGTACTGTTTCTTATTACATTAGCGATGAAACCTTCAAACCTGAAGCTTATTTATTGTTTCATGTagttctctttctcttcttaaGACAACATCAATGTGTCCTTTTAATTCCTCCTGAGCCTCAGACTGGGCTCTAAAAACAGCAGTCTTTAGATCAGTTGTAACCTTTTCCCGCTCTTCTTTTCGCTGAGTCCGCTCTTCTTTAAATTGATCAAGGTAACATTTTGCAACAGACTCCTTGGCTGATCGTAATTCCTATAAAATGGATTGTTGATTAGGTAAGACATTGTAGACCacatattaatataataaagaaCAACTTGAGATtgaacatttttattttaaaatctggATACAGAGTTTTAGGAGAGAACATAAATTGAAAACACATCAGTTACATACACTTTCATGACGATCAGCAGCAACACGGTTGTCATTACACAAAGAGGGTGTGTGGTTCAAGTATTACTTTATTACAAAGATTCCATTCCCATGGGAACCCAAGGAGAAGGTGGGAATTGAAATGATGGTATTTTGATTTCCTAGAATCAAACTTGCTTGAAAATAGCTTTTCAAACTTTGAACCAAATATGGGCATATGATATTTCCATCTTAAAATTCCTAAGAATTATTTATAATTCCCCCAACTACACACCCAAAGTATCAATTAATACCACTTGATTCTCCAACTGCTTCCTCAGCTCCTGCCAAGAATAAGATAGGATACAATTAACATGAGGAaaaagaagggtaagaaaggagGAGTTGACAATGCTTAGAATATTGCATCCTTTTAAA
This window contains:
- the LOC130975540 gene encoding uncharacterized protein LOC130975540, producing the protein MATMSNDELIEILSWLPAKAIHKLKSSSKLFSELPKTPYFVAKQAENSLKKNRPSCFFIQRDDILTHNDYLKLHPLPGQELSSGIPENMLRFIASSRLKILSSSNGLLLCVHRSELFIINPSTCYLLYIPLPNHLQQRRNLHSLSMTLECDSDDYRLILFDNEEWSSHFDCHVYSHKQGAWNLRKNSFFAGSRDLKFDMPVICNGAIHFISDCYSYLAKDSTHYRPYIMSYEITNEDEDGSVETKLLRLPKEARRGSHDDSCHMNIFKWGEVAGHQTICLVRLRKRVFTVWILTNYESSS
- the LOC130973484 gene encoding pentatricopeptide repeat-containing protein At3g16610-like; this translates as MFLLKVGDKLKIPRFKKVIPGLCCNRFQLRDEFESNHWYVAQLESCIQSKSLSQGKIIHQHIIKNNSNIKDFSIILDKLTHLYVKCNEVELARQVFEKIPNPSVVCWNMMIRAYAWNGPFQQGIDLYYKMLQLGVTPNKFTFPFILKACSALQDIQVGQEIHKHAKQLGLEMDVYVCTALVDMYAKCGDLFQAQTLFNCMSSRDIVAWNAIIAGFSLHTLHNETMELLVQMQQAGIVPNSSTIVAVLPTVGQANALSQGKAIHGYSLRKMFSDSVVVGTGLLDMYAKCHHLSYARKIFDRMKQKNEICWSAMIGGYVACDFMTNALALFDEMVHVYELNPTPVTLASILRACAKLTDLNKGHSLHCYMIKSGMDLDTTVGNSLISMYAKCGMMEDAVGFLEEMTSKDTVSYSGIMSGCVQNGHAEKALLIFRQMQLSGFEPDLATMMAVLPACSHLAALQHGACCHGYSVIQGFTSESSICNAIIDMYSKCGKIHISRKVFDRMHKLDVVSWNTMIIGYGIHGQCTEALSLFHEFQVSGLKPDDVTFVAVLSACSHSGLVKEGKYWFNAMNQEFSITPRMAHYICMVDLLARAGNLDEAYIFIQRMPFEPDVRVWSALLAACRTHRNIEMGEEVSKRIQKLGPESTGNFVLLSNIYSSVGRWEDAAQIRTIQQHQGYKKSPGCSWVEVSGVIHGFIGGDQSHPQSATINKKLQELLVQMKRLGYSADSNFVLHDVEEEEKEQILLYHSEKIAIAFGLLNISPSNPILVTKNLRICVDCHSAIKFMTLITNREIIVRDASRFHHFKNGICNCQDFW